In Pikeienuella piscinae, the sequence TTCTCCATCGCGCGGGCGAGGCGACGGCGAAACGCTTCATCATCGTCGAGGATCAGGAGCGATCTGTCTGGCCCGATTGCGGCGGCTACATCCTCAACCATCCGGTTTTCCCATTCAATGCGGCGGGGCTGCGTTTTTCAGCTTCATAACCTGATGAAGTCGCGCGCGCAAACCGGCCGGCGGGCGGCCGGACCGTGCAATCGTGCACTTGGCGTTCGCGACGCGCGCGCCCACTCAGGTCTGTCCTGCAACCGTCTCCAAAAAGGCCGAGAACATGGGAGAAAGCCACGGCATCAGGCAGATCGCGGCGCCTTTGTTTGTGTTCCTCTGGAGCACTGGGTTCATCGGCGCGAAATACGGTCTGCCCTACGCCGAACCAATGACGTTTCTCACGCTGCGCTTCGCGCTGGCGGCGGCGGCGCTCGGCCTCTGGGGATGGATGGCGGGGGAGTTGCGCGATGGCGGACCAGTAGATCCTGTCGGCGCCGTCATCGTCGGCGTCCTGATGCACGCGCTCTATCTCGGCGGGGTGTTCACCGCGATCTGGCTCGGCGTCGGGGCGGCGCTGACGGCGCTGATCGTCGGTTTGCAGCCGATCGCCACGGCGCTGCTCGCCCGACCGATGCTTGGCGAGGCGCTGCGACCGCGCCAATGGGCCGGCATGGCGCTCGGCCTCGGCGGGGTCGCGCTGGTGGTAGGGCGGAAGCTTGAGTTGGGCGCCATCGACGTCACGAGCGTCCTGCTCTGCTTTCTCGCGCTGATCTCGATCTCATTCGCCTCGATCCTGCAGAAGAAACGCGCGGTCACGGCGGGGCTGGTCACGGACAGCGCGATCCAGTTCGCTGCGGCCGGTCTTGTCACCGGCGCCGCCGCCATGTTTTTCGAGGAGCGCGTGATCCACTGGACGCCCGAGTTCGCCCTCGCCCTCGGCTGGATGGTGGCCGGGCTCTCTCTCGGGGCGATTTCGCTTTACTATCTCTTGCTGCGCAAAGGCGAAGCCGCGGCGACGGCGAGCCTTTTCTTTCTCGTGCCCGGCGTCACCGCGCTGATGGCGGTGCTGGTGTTCGACGAGGGGAGCGGTTGGGCCGAACTCCTCGGCGTTGGCGCCGCGACGCTGGGCGTTCGGCTGGTGACGCAGCCGGCTCAGGCGCCGTTGGCGACCGCGTCGAGATAGCAGGCGGTCTGTTCGGCGATCGTCTCCGGCGCATCGCCGTGACGGAAAATCGCGAGGTAGCGGTCGCCCTTCGTCATCAGGTAGATGAATGCGCTGTGATCCATCAGATAGTAGTCGGGGTCCTCGGAATCCTGCTTCGCGTGATAGGCCTTGTACGCGTCGGCCGCCGCCGCCACCGCTTCCGGCGAGCCGGTGAGGCCGAGCATCTTCGGATGCACGTTGGCGGTGAAGTCCGCCAGCACTTCGGGCGTGTCGCGTTCAGGGTCAATGGTGACGAAGACCGGCTTCACGTCGTAGCCGCGCTCGGCCAGAAGGTCGGTCGCCTGCCCCATGATCGCGGCGTCGACCGGGCAGACGTCGGGGCAGAAAGTATAGCCGAAATAGATCAGCGTGGGGCCGTCGATCACCTGCTTCGATGTCACCGTCTCACCGGTTTCGGAAACCAGCGTGAAGGGGCCGCCGATCGAAGCGCCGCCGGTGGAGATCCCACCGCCGCAATCCGCGAAATCACCGCCGGAGAACATCGCATACCACGCCCCGG encodes:
- a CDS encoding DMT family transporter, with the translated sequence MGESHGIRQIAAPLFVFLWSTGFIGAKYGLPYAEPMTFLTLRFALAAAALGLWGWMAGELRDGGPVDPVGAVIVGVLMHALYLGGVFTAIWLGVGAALTALIVGLQPIATALLARPMLGEALRPRQWAGMALGLGGVALVVGRKLELGAIDVTSVLLCFLALISISFASILQKKRAVTAGLVTDSAIQFAAAGLVTGAAAMFFEERVIHWTPEFALALGWMVAGLSLGAISLYYLLLRKGEAAATASLFFLVPGVTALMAVLVFDEGSGWAELLGVGAATLGVRLVTQPAQAPLATASR
- a CDS encoding SCO family protein, producing MPSTRTYAISAAFLVAAGLGAGAWYAMFSGGDFADCGGGISTGGASIGGPFTLVSETGETVTSKQVIDGPTLIYFGYTFCPDVCPVDAAIMGQATDLLAERGYDVKPVFVTIDPERDTPEVLADFTANVHPKMLGLTGSPEAVAAAADAYKAYHAKQDSEDPDYYLMDHSAFIYLMTKGDRYLAIFRHGDAPETIAEQTACYLDAVANGA